A portion of the Liberibacter crescens BT-1 genome contains these proteins:
- the gmk gene encoding guanylate kinase has protein sequence MQKETTLTITISRRGLMLVISSPSGAGKSTITRRLLENDKDFIMSVSVTTRNCRPNEIDGVDYHFVNTNTFQKLRESNSLIEWAEVHGNFYGTPRDPIEMTISQGHDMLFDIDWQGASQLQENMASDVVSVFLLPPTMQELEFRLKRRSEKSRETKEVINLRLSNSYSEIKHWDKYDYVIINDDLEASLILLQSVIKAERMRRKRLCGMDNFIEGLLEET, from the coding sequence ATGCAGAAGGAGACTACATTGACTATTACTATTTCCCGTCGTGGGCTTATGCTTGTTATTTCATCACCTTCTGGTGCTGGTAAGTCTACTATAACAAGAAGACTTCTAGAGAATGATAAAGATTTTATTATGTCGGTGAGTGTTACAACACGTAACTGTCGTCCTAATGAAATAGACGGAGTTGATTATCATTTTGTTAATACAAATACTTTTCAAAAATTAAGGGAATCTAATTCTCTTATAGAGTGGGCAGAGGTGCATGGTAATTTTTATGGAACTCCACGTGATCCCATAGAAATGACAATATCTCAAGGGCATGACATGTTATTTGATATTGATTGGCAAGGAGCTAGTCAACTTCAGGAGAATATGGCTTCAGATGTCGTATCGGTTTTCCTCTTGCCCCCTACAATGCAAGAACTTGAATTTCGATTAAAACGTCGTTCAGAAAAAAGCAGAGAAACCAAAGAAGTAATCAATTTAAGATTGAGTAATTCTTATTCAGAGATAAAGCATTGGGATAAATACGATTATGTTATTATTAATGATGATTTAGAAGCTTCTTTAATACTTCTGCAGTCTGTTATTAAAGCTGAGCGTATGCGTCGTAAACGACTCTGTGGCATGGATAATTTTATAGAAGGTTTATTAGAAGAAACTTAG
- the mltG gene encoding endolytic transglycosylase MltG: protein MRYPNKTIIRHKLVVPRSARQILQPEEVYSSANRSRIVRKKIVIFLNFLMTMAVLITFLILLLYYCGASIYNKPGPLPVNSIFLIQNGESLQDIMDNLIRNNIISDNRVVFQYMTRLHLGSHKLQAGEYEIKKSASMAEVIEIIRSGKRILHSVSFPEGLTVKQILKRLKEHPILEGDLPSQLPIEGSLRPDTYKFSWGTKRMEIIEQARFAQQKLVDDIWERRDRDLPIKNKKQFVILASIVEKETGRSDERAHVASVFMNRLKKGIKLQSDPTIIYGIFEGEAKPKDRPIYQSDLDKKTPYNSYVIKGLPPTAISNPGRASLEAVANPSHTDDLYFVSDGMGGHVFSKTLKEHNINVQHFRQINSRKKDKTN, encoded by the coding sequence ATGCGTTACCCTAATAAAACTATTATTAGACATAAGCTTGTTGTTCCAAGGTCTGCGAGACAGATTTTACAACCAGAGGAAGTTTATTCTTCTGCTAATAGGTCTCGCATTGTTCGAAAAAAAATTGTAATTTTTCTCAATTTTTTAATGACAATGGCTGTTTTAATAACATTTCTAATACTCTTGCTTTATTATTGTGGTGCAAGTATTTATAATAAGCCTGGCCCCCTTCCAGTTAATTCTATATTTCTTATTCAGAATGGTGAATCATTACAAGATATTATGGATAATTTAATACGCAATAATATTATAAGCGATAATCGTGTTGTATTTCAATATATGACACGTTTACATTTAGGGAGTCATAAGCTGCAGGCAGGCGAATATGAAATAAAGAAGAGTGCTTCTATGGCGGAGGTTATAGAGATAATTCGTTCAGGAAAAAGGATTCTACATTCAGTATCTTTCCCTGAGGGTCTAACAGTAAAGCAAATATTAAAACGTTTAAAAGAACATCCTATTCTCGAAGGTGATTTACCGTCTCAATTACCTATTGAAGGAAGTTTGCGTCCAGATACATATAAGTTTTCTTGGGGAACAAAACGGATGGAAATTATAGAGCAAGCACGTTTTGCACAGCAGAAACTTGTTGATGATATCTGGGAGCGTCGGGATAGGGACTTGCCAATAAAAAATAAGAAACAATTTGTGATACTTGCTTCTATTGTTGAAAAGGAAACCGGTCGTTCTGATGAGCGAGCTCACGTAGCTTCTGTATTCATGAATCGTCTTAAAAAAGGTATTAAACTTCAATCGGATCCAACTATTATTTATGGTATTTTTGAAGGAGAAGCAAAACCAAAAGATAGGCCAATTTATCAATCGGATCTTGATAAAAAAACTCCTTATAATAGTTATGTTATTAAAGGATTACCGCCAACAGCTATATCTAATCCTGGGCGTGCTTCTTTAGAAGCTGTTGCTAATCCTTCTCATACTGATGATTTGTATTTTGTGAGTGATGGTATGGGAGGGCATGTTTTTTCTAAAACGCTTAAAGAGCATAATATTAATGTACAACACTTCCGTCAAATAAATAGTCGTAAAAAGGATAAAACTAATTAA
- the fabF gene encoding beta-ketoacyl-ACP synthase II — protein MRRVVVTGIGMITPLACGVDKTWSRLIEGEQAIRRIITEFDTEGLTCKIAGLIPLGDGSDGTFNPDDWVSLKDRRKIDDFILYGSVAADMAIADSGWFPRTDEEQTSTGVIFGSGMGGLKGIVKSAYVLRDHGPRKVSPFTVPANIINILSGNVSIRHNLRGPNHAVTTACSSGAHAIGDASRLIAIGDADVMVAGGAEAAVCRLGLASFASCRALSTKYNDEPHKASRPYDINRDGFVMGEGAGVVVLEELEHAKVRGAQIYAELVGYGLSGDAFHVTLPPSDGNGAYRSMVAAINRAKLNAQDIDYINSHGTSTAADIIELGAVERFMGESVSRVSMSSTKSSIGHLLGAAGAVEAIFSILSIRDNVAPPTLNLDNLERETLIDLIPHKAREKRIDVVMTNSFGFGGTNVSLVFKRFYQ, from the coding sequence GTGAGGCGTGTTGTTGTAACCGGTATTGGAATGATCACTCCACTCGCGTGTGGAGTTGATAAGACCTGGTCTCGTCTTATTGAAGGAGAGCAAGCAATCCGTCGTATAATCACAGAATTTGATACAGAAGGCTTAACGTGTAAAATAGCTGGTCTTATTCCGCTTGGAGATGGTTCTGATGGTACTTTTAATCCTGATGATTGGGTATCGTTAAAAGATCGTCGTAAAATAGATGACTTTATCCTGTATGGTTCAGTAGCAGCTGATATGGCGATTGCTGATTCTGGTTGGTTCCCTCGTACCGATGAAGAGCAAACTTCTACAGGAGTGATATTCGGTTCTGGTATGGGGGGATTAAAAGGGATAGTAAAAAGCGCATATGTTCTCCGGGATCATGGTCCGCGAAAGGTGTCTCCTTTTACAGTTCCTGCTAATATTATCAATATTTTATCTGGAAATGTTTCTATTCGGCATAATCTGCGAGGACCTAATCATGCTGTTACAACTGCATGTTCTAGTGGTGCTCATGCGATTGGGGATGCATCTCGTCTTATAGCTATTGGTGATGCAGATGTAATGGTTGCTGGAGGGGCTGAAGCAGCTGTTTGTCGTTTAGGTCTTGCTAGTTTTGCTTCATGTAGAGCATTGTCTACAAAATATAATGATGAGCCTCATAAAGCATCAAGGCCTTATGATATTAACCGTGATGGTTTTGTTATGGGGGAGGGTGCTGGTGTTGTTGTTTTAGAGGAGCTAGAGCATGCTAAGGTGCGTGGTGCGCAAATTTATGCTGAATTAGTTGGGTATGGTCTTTCTGGTGATGCCTTTCATGTGACCTTACCTCCTAGTGATGGTAATGGGGCATATCGTTCTATGGTTGCTGCAATTAATCGTGCAAAATTGAATGCCCAGGATATTGATTATATCAATTCTCACGGGACATCTACTGCTGCTGATATTATTGAGCTTGGTGCAGTAGAGAGATTTATGGGTGAAAGCGTATCTCGTGTTTCTATGTCATCTACAAAATCTTCTATTGGGCATTTGCTTGGTGCAGCAGGAGCTGTTGAAGCGATTTTTTCAATACTTTCAATTCGTGATAATGTAGCTCCTCCTACTCTTAATCTTGATAATCTAGAACGTGAGACTCTTATAGATCTTATTCCTCATAAGGCACGAGAAAAAAGAATTGATGTTGTTATGACTAATTCTTTTGGATTTGGTGGAACGAATGTTTCCTTAGTATTTAAAAGATTTTATCAATAA
- a CDS encoding acyl carrier protein has translation MSDIIERVKKIVVEHLSIDPEKVVESANFIDDLGADSLDTVELVMAFEEEFSIEIPDNAADTILTVGDAVKFIEKTKA, from the coding sequence ATGAGCGATATTATAGAACGTGTAAAAAAGATAGTGGTTGAGCATCTTAGCATTGATCCAGAAAAAGTTGTGGAAAGTGCTAATTTTATTGATGATCTTGGTGCTGATTCTCTTGATACTGTTGAGCTTGTAATGGCATTTGAAGAAGAGTTTTCTATTGAGATTCCAGATAATGCAGCTGATACTATTTTAACTGTTGGGGATGCCGTCAAGTTTATAGAAAAAACAAAAGCTTGA